In the Carassius gibelio isolate Cgi1373 ecotype wild population from Czech Republic chromosome A2, carGib1.2-hapl.c, whole genome shotgun sequence genome, one interval contains:
- the apol1 gene encoding apolipoprotein L1 isoform X1, producing the protein MDTELSKTADNCGDHSTSEQGMEKTQQSLEPSEKPDDKQSKSVQAASNESLEKMPATLVEAPGEEVNPKQKGQKKKPRNPFMPQVAAKNKRTEEKNGDKNGDSGSDLAETKSHKKSLMEWLDEFRLSETQREDDEDLDGLMDWWNTVEQWEDMPKSDNMTEKEEAKAFAVTAEKVQKGIRVFNKLFSERAEGLWQHVIDLNAIADGLDRFNKKTKIAQITGGSTSAVGGVATITGLILAPFTMGTSLIVTAVGLGVAMAGGLTSASAGISSTVNNSMDRKKVERIVEDYQAKMADLNKCMKFIKQGITNLRKFNLNKMKKNAYNRDFPCFENIYEDGAMAGKAILTSANEIMRVMQIANAAGTTAARAVQIASVSTGVLTGLFVGMDIYFVAKDSQELKNGAKSEFAAKIREVADQLHEGLMELNIIRDELRLTTTLKEDKPS; encoded by the exons ATGGATACAGAACTTTCTAAAACTGCTGACAACTGTGGTGATCACTCCACTAGTGAA CAGGGCATGGAAAAAACCCAGCAGTCCTTGGAACCCAGTGAGAAACCTGACGATAAACAGTCAAAATCAGTGCAG GCTGCTAGCAATGAGAGCCTGGAAAAGATGCCTGCCACATTGGTTGAAGCACCTGGAGAAGAGGTAAATCCAAAA CAAAAAGGACAGAAGAAGAAACCCAGAAATCCATTTATGCCCCAGGTTGCtgcaaag AACAAAAGAACAGAGGAGAAGAATGGAGACAAAAATGGAGACAGTGGCAGTGACCTTGCAGAG acTAAAAGCCACAAGAAGTCCCTCATGGAATGGCTGGATGAGTTCCGTTTAAGTGAAACTCAGAGAGAGGATGATGAG GATCTTGATGGCCTCATGGATTGGTGGAACACTGTGGAAC AATGGGAAGACATGCCCAAAAGTGACAATATGACAGAGAAAGAAGAAGCCAA GGCTTTTGCTGTAACAGCTGAAAAGGTGCAAAAGGGCATACGTGTGTTTAACAAACTTTTCTCAGAACGGGCAGAAGGACTGTGGCAGCATGTGATCGACCTGAATGCCATTGCTGATGGCCTGGATCGCTTCAACAAGAAAACCAAGATTGCTCAGATCACTGGTGGCTCCACCAGTGCTGTGGGAGGTGTTGCTACCATAACTGGCCTCATCTTAGCACCTTTCACAATGGGAACCTCTCTGATCGTCACTGCGGTTGGCCTGGGTGTTGCCATGGCAGGTGGTCTTACCTCTGCATCCGCTGGGATATCCAGTACCGTCAACAACTCTATGGATCGCAAAAAGGTAGAGCGCATTGTGGAAGACTATCAGGCGAAGATGGCGGACCTTAACAAATGCATGAAGTTCATCAAGCAAGGCATTACAAACCTACGCAAGTTCAACTTAAATAAGATGAAGAAGAATGCATACAATCGAGACTTCCCTTGTTTTGAAAATATCTATGAGGATGGCGCTATGGCAGGCAAAGCTATTCTAACCAGTGCCAATGAGATTATGCGTGTGATGCAGATAGCCAATGCGGCGGGAACCACTGCGGCGCGTGCTGTGCAGATCGCTAGTGTATCCACAGGGGTTCTGACGGGGCTTTTTGTCGGGATGGATATCTATTTTGTGGCCAAAGACTCCCAGGAATTGAAAAATGGTGCAAAGTCAGAATTTGCTGCCAAGATTAGAGAGGTGGCAGATCAGCTACATGAGGGCTTGATGGAACTTAACATAATCCGAGATGAGTTGCGGTTGACCACCACTCTAAAAGAAGACAAACCTTCTTGA
- the apol1 gene encoding apolipoprotein L1 isoform X2 has protein sequence MDTELSKTADNCGDHSTSEGMEKTQQSLEPSEKPDDKQSKSVQAASNESLEKMPATLVEAPGEEVNPKQKGQKKKPRNPFMPQVAAKNKRTEEKNGDKNGDSGSDLAETKSHKKSLMEWLDEFRLSETQREDDEDLDGLMDWWNTVEQWEDMPKSDNMTEKEEAKAFAVTAEKVQKGIRVFNKLFSERAEGLWQHVIDLNAIADGLDRFNKKTKIAQITGGSTSAVGGVATITGLILAPFTMGTSLIVTAVGLGVAMAGGLTSASAGISSTVNNSMDRKKVERIVEDYQAKMADLNKCMKFIKQGITNLRKFNLNKMKKNAYNRDFPCFENIYEDGAMAGKAILTSANEIMRVMQIANAAGTTAARAVQIASVSTGVLTGLFVGMDIYFVAKDSQELKNGAKSEFAAKIREVADQLHEGLMELNIIRDELRLTTTLKEDKPS, from the exons ATGGATACAGAACTTTCTAAAACTGCTGACAACTGTGGTGATCACTCCACTAGTGAA GGCATGGAAAAAACCCAGCAGTCCTTGGAACCCAGTGAGAAACCTGACGATAAACAGTCAAAATCAGTGCAG GCTGCTAGCAATGAGAGCCTGGAAAAGATGCCTGCCACATTGGTTGAAGCACCTGGAGAAGAGGTAAATCCAAAA CAAAAAGGACAGAAGAAGAAACCCAGAAATCCATTTATGCCCCAGGTTGCtgcaaag AACAAAAGAACAGAGGAGAAGAATGGAGACAAAAATGGAGACAGTGGCAGTGACCTTGCAGAG acTAAAAGCCACAAGAAGTCCCTCATGGAATGGCTGGATGAGTTCCGTTTAAGTGAAACTCAGAGAGAGGATGATGAG GATCTTGATGGCCTCATGGATTGGTGGAACACTGTGGAAC AATGGGAAGACATGCCCAAAAGTGACAATATGACAGAGAAAGAAGAAGCCAA GGCTTTTGCTGTAACAGCTGAAAAGGTGCAAAAGGGCATACGTGTGTTTAACAAACTTTTCTCAGAACGGGCAGAAGGACTGTGGCAGCATGTGATCGACCTGAATGCCATTGCTGATGGCCTGGATCGCTTCAACAAGAAAACCAAGATTGCTCAGATCACTGGTGGCTCCACCAGTGCTGTGGGAGGTGTTGCTACCATAACTGGCCTCATCTTAGCACCTTTCACAATGGGAACCTCTCTGATCGTCACTGCGGTTGGCCTGGGTGTTGCCATGGCAGGTGGTCTTACCTCTGCATCCGCTGGGATATCCAGTACCGTCAACAACTCTATGGATCGCAAAAAGGTAGAGCGCATTGTGGAAGACTATCAGGCGAAGATGGCGGACCTTAACAAATGCATGAAGTTCATCAAGCAAGGCATTACAAACCTACGCAAGTTCAACTTAAATAAGATGAAGAAGAATGCATACAATCGAGACTTCCCTTGTTTTGAAAATATCTATGAGGATGGCGCTATGGCAGGCAAAGCTATTCTAACCAGTGCCAATGAGATTATGCGTGTGATGCAGATAGCCAATGCGGCGGGAACCACTGCGGCGCGTGCTGTGCAGATCGCTAGTGTATCCACAGGGGTTCTGACGGGGCTTTTTGTCGGGATGGATATCTATTTTGTGGCCAAAGACTCCCAGGAATTGAAAAATGGTGCAAAGTCAGAATTTGCTGCCAAGATTAGAGAGGTGGCAGATCAGCTACATGAGGGCTTGATGGAACTTAACATAATCCGAGATGAGTTGCGGTTGACCACCACTCTAAAAGAAGACAAACCTTCTTGA